In the genome of Arachis hypogaea cultivar Tifrunner chromosome 9, arahy.Tifrunner.gnm2.J5K5, whole genome shotgun sequence, the window AAACAGGTACGTGTGAAAATTATATAACATTAACTatttcaatatttctttgctaTTTTCTTATTGGAAAAACTGCTAATGACATTAGGATAGCTATTGGAAAGACAATGATCCAAGCTTCACAAGTTATAAAGTCTGTCACAAAGAGTGGAAATGAATTGTTTTAAAGAGTCTCGACATTGCATTGGTGAATCATCAATTCAAGCATGCAGAAATTCTAATATTGATCCTCTTAGAGATTATGAAGGTTGATATCTATGTTTTTTGCTTTATTCTCAATAAAGTTGGAATTAATTTCTAATCCTATTTATTTCTGCAAAAACGTGAGAATTTGAACTTTTGTTATTATATTGATATACGTTTATCTCAATTCAGTGATCAAAACCGTTGATGATATTAATTATGAACCAGAAGATATTGAAATATCACATGAGTACCATGGTCTAAACCCAATAGATGAAGAAGGTATTGATGTattctactttttattttaaaatctcatGAATTCTGGACAACAATTAACTGATGTTATAAATCCTTTAGATACATTGGATCTTGGACATCCCATATACCAATGTCTACACTGTCAGGCCTTGATGTGGCTAGATGAATGCTTGGAAAAGTCAAGACGTAGCTCCAATCCTATATTTTCTTTATGTTGTATGGAAGGAAAGGTTGAATTGCCTTTCTTGAAGCTTCCACCTTAAACGTTGCAAGAGTTACATAGTGGAACGGACGAAAAAAGCATATACTTTCTTAAAAACATAAGGGCTTTCAACGGAATGTTGCATTCACTTCTATGGCAGGAAGAGTTGACCATTCGATAAACAAAGGTGGTGCACCTCCTATCTTTCGCATTGGAGGTCAAAATTATCACCGTATTGGCAGTTTACTACCACCGGAAAGTGAGAAGCCAAAATTTGCCCAACTATACATTTATGATACTGAGAATGAGATTACAAACCGCATGGGATGATTTAGGTAATTGTTCGACTCACGCGTGTAATTCTTCTGTTTCCTAACTTTATCTAAAATGCTGATTTAGTAATATATTATGAGGAGTTAAATTCTCATGCGATCTTCTCGAAGCTTGACAAATGAATTGAAGTTCtcatatattatttattcattaataGGTCAAACATCAGTGTAGAATTGATGGAAACTAAAATTTTTTCGTCCTTGAAAGTCATGATGGATGAAAATAATGTCCTAGCAAAGGCATTTCGTTCAGCACGGGATAGATACCAAATTGATGCCTCTGCTGATGTTAAGTTACGGTTAATAACCAGAAGAAATACTTATGCAAGGACATATAATTTGCCAACGGCATTTGAAGTTGCTGCACTGATAGTTGGAGATATTGACGACAGCGGAGTTAATAGGGATATAATAATTGAGACAAAATCAAGAATCTTGCAGAGGATAGAAGTAGCACATCCAATGTACCTTGCTCTTCAATATCCTTTATTGTTTCCATACGGTGAGGATGGTTACAGATTACATATAGCTACTTCTCGACCAAATGTCAGGAGAACTGAGAAAAGATCAACAATAAGCATGAGAGACTTCTTTGCATACAGACTTCAGAGAAGGACTAACGAGTCTCAGGTCCTTTTGCGGTCAAGAAGATTACCGCAACAATTCATAGTAAATGCCTACACTATGGTTGAGTCAGAACGGCTTTTATACTTACGATTGAAACAACCAAACTTGAGGCTAGGCAAGTTCAAGCAATTGCATGAGTATATGGTTCGTGGTGAAACTAATGCCATTAACACTGGACAACGAATTATTCTCCCAAAGAGCTTTACCGGTGGTCCAAGGTACATGTTCAACAATTGCAAAAATGCTTTTGCAATATGTAAATATGCTGGATATCCAAGTTACTTTATCACTATGACATGTAATCCAGAATGGAATGAGATAAAAAGAGAGGTAACACCCCAAGGACTCCATACAGAGGATAGACCAGACATCTTATGTAGAATATTCAAGTTGAAGGTTGATAGATTAATTAAAGAATTGAAGAGAGGAACATTCTTTGGAAAGATTATTGGATGTAAGTATAACTAACCTTCCTACGAGTTTTTATTTACTCTATCTATATTATCTAcagtta includes:
- the LOC112711587 gene encoding uncharacterized protein isoform X1, coding for METKIFSSLKVMMDENNVLAKAFRSARDRYQIDASADVKLRLITRRNTYARTYNLPTAFEVAALIVGDIDDSGVNRDIIIETKSRILQRIEVAHPMYLALQYPLLFPYGEDGYRLHIATSRPNVRRTEKRSTISMRDFFAYRLQRRTNESQVLLRSRRLPQQFIVNAYTMVESERLLYLRLKQPNLRLGKFKQLHEYMVRGETNAINTGQRIILPKSFTGGPRYMFNNCKNAFAICKYAGYPSYFITMTCNPEWNEIKREVTPQGLHTEDRPDILCRIFKLKVDRLIKELKRGTFFGKIIGYCLTIVSEERSTSCPSSFIHASRIKTTNC